One window of Nitrospira sp. SG-bin1 genomic DNA carries:
- a CDS encoding chlorite dismutase codes for MSTPETPAATPTPRRQYVNFVFYKVDPAWRRLPEDVRTQGKQEFLRAVEDFNGQVLVVPYSTIGIRGDCDFMLWRISYDLDLFQDMGTKILASGLGQYLSTPYSYLALTKRSVYVDHHSHAGQEGKRLTVVPGKSKYIFVYPFLKTREWFLLTKAARQGMMDEHIEVGHRFPSVKLNTTYSFGLDDQEWVVAFESDKPEDFLDLVMALRETEGSRYTLRDTPIFTCIRRSLKETLDTLGG; via the coding sequence ATGTCGACCCCGGAAACTCCTGCTGCCACACCGACGCCTCGACGCCAGTACGTTAACTTTGTGTTTTATAAGGTGGATCCGGCCTGGCGGCGTCTACCGGAGGACGTGCGCACTCAGGGCAAACAAGAGTTCCTTCGGGCGGTGGAGGATTTCAACGGTCAAGTGCTGGTCGTCCCCTATTCCACCATCGGTATCCGGGGGGATTGCGACTTCATGCTGTGGCGTATCAGCTATGATCTGGACCTGTTTCAGGACATGGGCACCAAGATCCTCGCCTCAGGCCTTGGACAGTATCTCTCCACCCCCTATTCGTACTTGGCGCTGACCAAACGATCCGTCTATGTCGATCACCACTCGCACGCGGGACAGGAAGGCAAGCGTTTGACGGTGGTGCCAGGCAAGAGCAAGTACATCTTTGTGTATCCGTTTCTCAAGACGCGCGAGTGGTTCTTGCTGACGAAAGCGGCGCGTCAGGGCATGATGGACGAACACATCGAAGTCGGGCACCGGTTTCCATCCGTGAAGTTGAACACGACCTATTCGTTCGGTTTGGACGATCAGGAATGGGTCGTCGCGTTTGAAAGTGACAAGCCGGAGGACTTTCTGGACTTGGTCATGGCGCTGCGGGAGACGGAGGGATCGCGGTACACCCTGCGGGACACGCCGATCTTCACCTGCATCCGCCGCAGCTTGAAAGAAACCCTCGATACCCTCGGCGGCTAG